The genomic region ttgtcgaaAACTTTAATGTACAAGAATAttttgaccactgtccactaaaatatttatttcgcCCAAACCGTTTTAACATGATACCAATGACATTGGAAagctaactcactgggttatcactAATAAAATTTCAACCTTAGACGATTAACAGAGGTCAACTGGCAACTAATACACCCAACGTGCTCACaatactttggtacccctcccttgaCAACCAGTTCTCATTACAAATCAAAGCAACTTAGCCATCCATTGGTGCTGTGATACAGTCCAGAGCCAGCTTTACTGCATCCCCTCCTTCCTGCAATATCCTCAATCTGAGCTGCTACAAGTTCAGGTCTCAAAATTGATTGCTGAAGTCTTGTATTATTTCTCTGGTGCCAGATAGTGTATAGATAGACATTGAATAACATAGTCATTGCTTTCCATTGTAGACTATTTTTCCTCCCATTCTGAAGCTCAGTAAGACTAGGAAAAGATATCCCCAGCCAGACAGCAAGAGCTTCTCTGATTCTGCAGCTGTAGATACAGTCATAGAAAAGATGAGCTATCGTTTCAGGTAACTCCCCACAGATTAAGCAAAGATTGTCCTCACAGAAGCCAAACTGGAATAGCCTGGTTTTAATATTTAACCCCTCCTGCTTAATAAGCCAAGTAATGATTGAGTGTTTGGGTATGTTCCAACTGTTCCATACCAGAGA from Silene latifolia isolate original U9 population chromosome 3, ASM4854445v1, whole genome shotgun sequence harbors:
- the LOC141649359 gene encoding uncharacterized protein LOC141649359, which encodes MPKDACGLGIKKVETWNWAAVGKLVNWVYNKADRLWIRWINNVYLKNQDWHSYSPPADSPWTWKNICKTKDKLKEGFVENCWLPDEKGYTLKNGYRWLCTQQPKLDWCSLVWNSWNIPKHSIITWLIKQEGLNIKTRLFQFGFCEDNLCLICGELPETIAHLFYDCIYSCRIREALAVWLGISFPSLTELQNGRKNSLQWKAMTMLFNVYLYTIWHQRNNTRLQQSILRPELVAAQIEDIAGRRGCSKAGSGLYHSTNGWLSCFDL